TGAAAAGGTCTCACACGGAGGGCACAGAGAACACAGAGGAACAGCGGAGAGATTGAAGTTCTCTCCGTGTCCTCCGTGTCCTCTGTGTGATGCCAATCTGTTTCTCGCGAACCAGAACAATGCTCGGAAACGTGGTATCACACGCGAGTTCGGCCGCCGGTCGCGCCGATCCTGGCGTGGGAGCCCGCGGTGCGAGCGGGTAAACCCGCCCGCTGGAACCACGGAAAGCCTCGCCAACCCCGCGAGGCTTCAACTGCTCCGGGTCGGCACCTCGGTCGCCGAACTGCGCCGATCCTGGCGTGGGAGTCCGCGAAGGCGGACTTCGTGCTGTTGTAGCCCCGACCGGGTGCGGGGGTCGGGAATCGGCGAATCGGGCCGGGGCGGCGCGATCGCGCCGGGGGCGATATATTCGTGGGCGGCTCAACGGGGCGGCGGAAGCGTCGCCCCTTGGCGTATGGACTCCGGCGGGAGGGTGATGTGAGGAGCGCTCGGCGGGCGCGGCAGAGGGGCGCAGGGGGCGCGTGAGGGTCCTCTTCGTGGCCGACGTGATCGGCTCGCCCGGCCGGCGCACCCTGGGCCAGCTCCTGCGGCTGGTGCGCGCCGACACCCGCGCCGACCTGGTGGTGGCCAACGGCGAGAACTCGGCGGGCGGCTTCGGCATCACCCCCGAGATCGTGAAGGAGTTCTTCGAGCTGGGTGTGGACGTGATCACCACGGGCAACCACGTCTGGGACAAGAAGGAGATCCTCCCCGTGCTGGACCGCGAGCCGCGCCTGCTGCGCCCCGCCAACTACCCGCCCGGCAACCCCGGCCACGGCGCGGCGGTGGTGGAGAAGAACGGCGCGCGCCTGGCGGTGCTGAACCTCCAGGGGCGCACCTTCATGCCCCCCATCGACGACCCCTTCCGCTGCGCCGACCAGCTGCTCAGGGAGCTGGACGGGAAGGCCGACGCGGTGGTGGTGGAGTTCCACGCCGAGGCCACCAGCGAGAAGCAGGCGCTCGCGCGCTACCTGGACGGGCGCGTGGCCGCCGTGGTGGGCACGCACACGCACGTGCAGACGGCCGACGAGCGGGTGCTGCCGAAGGGGACGGCGCAGATCACCGACCTGGGGCTCACCGGGGGCCTGGGCGGGATCATCGGGATGAAGACCGACATCTCGCTGGAGCGGCAGCTCACCCTCACGCGCGGCGAGCGGATGCAGCCCGCCGACGACGAGCTGCACCTGCAGGGCGCCGTGGTGGAGATCGACCCGAAGACGGGGCTGGCGAAGTCGATCGAGCGCCTGAGCGTGGGCTACGAGCGGGTCTTGAGCGAACGGT
This is a stretch of genomic DNA from Longimicrobium sp.. It encodes these proteins:
- a CDS encoding TIGR00282 family metallophosphoesterase, which gives rise to MRVLFVADVIGSPGRRTLGQLLRLVRADTRADLVVANGENSAGGFGITPEIVKEFFELGVDVITTGNHVWDKKEILPVLDREPRLLRPANYPPGNPGHGAAVVEKNGARLAVLNLQGRTFMPPIDDPFRCADQLLRELDGKADAVVVEFHAEATSEKQALARYLDGRVAAVVGTHTHVQTADERVLPKGTAQITDLGLTGGLGGIIGMKTDISLERQLTLTRGERMQPADDELHLQGAVVEIDPKTGLAKSIERLSVGYERVLSERFGKKR